A stretch of Candidatus Stygibacter australis DNA encodes these proteins:
- the sucD gene encoding succinate--CoA ligase subunit alpha, which produces MSILVNKESRVVVQGFTGKEGTFHAQKCIEYGTNIVAGVTPGKGGQCHLGKPVYNTVEDAVQSTKANVSLIFVPPVYAADAILEAADSGIELIVCITEGIPVQDVMYAKKYIKSKGCVLIGPNCPGIITAGEAKIGIMPGFVFKPGRIGVISKSGTLTYEAANQVVKAGMGISTAVGIGGDPIIGTDFIDLLKLFEADDATDGIVMIGEIGGELEIRAAEYIREHVTKPVAAFIAGQTAPKGKRMGHAGAIIAGSKGTAQEKITALQEAGVKVAMSPARIGSAIAELMK; this is translated from the coding sequence ATGAGCATATTAGTAAATAAGGAATCACGGGTAGTAGTTCAGGGATTTACTGGTAAAGAAGGGACTTTTCATGCTCAGAAGTGCATTGAGTATGGCACGAATATAGTTGCTGGGGTAACCCCCGGGAAGGGTGGTCAATGCCATTTGGGGAAACCTGTATATAATACTGTAGAAGATGCTGTGCAGAGCACAAAAGCAAACGTGTCTCTGATATTTGTGCCGCCGGTTTATGCCGCAGATGCCATTTTGGAAGCAGCAGACTCAGGAATAGAGCTGATTGTGTGCATCACTGAAGGTATCCCCGTTCAGGATGTTATGTATGCCAAGAAATATATCAAAAGCAAGGGCTGCGTGTTGATAGGGCCCAATTGCCCAGGGATCATAACTGCTGGAGAAGCTAAGATAGGCATAATGCCCGGATTTGTTTTTAAGCCAGGCAGAATAGGAGTAATTTCTAAATCCGGTACATTGACCTATGAAGCAGCAAATCAGGTAGTAAAAGCAGGAATGGGAATATCAACGGCAGTGGGTATTGGTGGAGATCCGATCATCGGGACAGATTTTATTGACCTTCTGAAATTATTTGAAGCTGATGATGCTACTGATGGCATTGTGATGATAGGGGAGATAGGCGGAGAGCTGGAGATCCGGGCAGCGGAATATATCAGGGAGCATGTAACCAAACCGGTTGCTGCTTTTATAGCGGGACAGACGGCTCCTAAAGGCAAGCGAATGGGACATGCCGGGGCGATAATTGCCGGAAGCAAAGGAACTGCTCAGGAAAAGATAACTGCATTGCAGGAAGCCGGAGTGAAGGTTGCCATGTCACCAGCCAGGATTGGAAGTGCTATAGCTGAATTAATGAAATAA